Proteins encoded by one window of Candidatus Bathyarchaeota archaeon:
- a CDS encoding PKD domain-containing protein yields the protein MHNELYPIQSAHSLTEADIEDGIEGSFCYTLPASGNYYVWIENYAWSHLDLLGPYIRMNYYEVKLLDKTPPEIHIISPENTTYSSSTIPLIFTVNEPVSWIGYSLDKASNITIMGNVTLTNLTEGLHSIIVYANDTSGNMGASNEILFTVQIPPEKFRITIYSSPIEVTFTVNGESHTTPWSWDYDEGTFLTIIMPETYVVNDARYYWNTWNDGNTNRSRSFNVNANITLTAYYTGPYYELTVDSAPITGVTFTLNNTSYMTPFNEWLLKGHYVIEMPETYGAYIWSHWLEDGDANRTKTIFLTEGETWTGIFEYAIPPYGPTAKLTATPERSNVGQKVLFNASASLPGWNGTHTMPITEYRWDFGDGNKTTTTTPIVYHTYQKAGIYYVTLTVYAPGATPETDSTSVRIIVQIPTVGGKCYPIENPTLTTAQPIELSIVTIVTMFMLTMIVRKKKKK from the coding sequence CATCGGGTAATTACTATGTGTGGATAGAAAATTATGCGTGGAGTCACTTAGATCTTTTGGGTCCATATATACGCATGAACTACTATGAGGTAAAACTTTTAGATAAAACACCGCCAGAAATCCATATAATATCACCTGAAAATACAACTTATTCATCAAGCACTATCCCGTTAATCTTTACGGTCAATGAGCCAGTTTCATGGATCGGCTATAGTTTAGATAAAGCATCAAACATAACAATTATGGGAAATGTAACTCTAACCAATTTAACGGAAGGGCTACATTCTATAATAGTCTATGCAAATGATACCAGCGGAAATATGGGTGCTTCTAATGAGATTTTATTTACTGTTCAGATACCTCCAGAGAAGTTCAGAATCACAATTTATAGTTCTCCCATAGAAGTAACATTTACAGTAAATGGTGAATCCCACACAACTCCGTGGTCGTGGGACTATGATGAAGGAACCTTTCTTACCATAATTATGCCAGAAACTTACGTTGTTAATGACGCTAGGTATTACTGGAATACATGGAATGATGGAAACACCAATCGGTCAAGATCGTTCAACGTGAATGCAAACATCACATTAACCGCCTATTATACCGGACCCTATTATGAATTAACAGTTGATTCCGCACCGATAACTGGAGTAACATTTACCCTTAATAATACCTCTTATATGACGCCATTTAACGAATGGTTACTTAAAGGCCATTATGTCATTGAAATGCCTGAAACTTATGGAGCGTACATTTGGTCTCACTGGCTGGAAGATGGAGATGCCAATCGGACAAAAACGATCTTCCTAACTGAAGGTGAAACTTGGACTGGTATTTTCGAATATGCTATTCCACCCTACGGCCCAACAGCAAAGCTTACAGCAACTCCGGAGAGATCAAATGTAGGACAGAAAGTTCTATTCAATGCTTCTGCATCGTTACCTGGCTGGAACGGCACCCACACCATGCCCATAACAGAGTACCGCTGGGACTTCGGAGACGGAAACAAGACAACAACCACAACACCAATAGTATACCACACATATCAAAAAGCCGGAATATACTATGTAACGCTAACGGTATACGCACCCGGAGCAACGCCAGAAACAGACTCAACATCGGTGAGAATAATCGTACAAATTCCAACAGTAGGAGGAAAATGCTACCCAATAGAAAACCCGACGCTCACTACAGCTCAGCCAATAGAACTAAGCATAGTTACAATAGTGACAATGTTTATGCTTACCATGATAGTGAGAAAGAAGAAAAAGAAATAA